Proteins from one Penicillium digitatum chromosome 2, complete sequence genomic window:
- a CDS encoding Glycoside hydrolase, family 3, C-terminal, with translation MAMSSAQDDLKTRSSLPYWNSSLPVESRVDDLLGRMTLEEKAGVMFHDILAMSSGGALATDVPKLNRDGVENVICEKTMNHFNLLGSIDDARTMAEWHNEIQILAQETRLGIPITLSSDPRNHFTNNIGTGFQAGKFSQWPEPLGLAALRSSALVERFADIIRREYLAVGLRLALHPQVDLATEPRWSRIGGVFGEDAELSSELAVAYIRGLQGPGPLGPSSVSAMTKHFPGGGPQLDGEDPHFSYGREQIYPGDNWEYHLRPFKAAIDAGTAQIMPSYGMPIGTKYDEVGFAFNRQIITDLLRNELGFKGIICTDWGLVTDAVVRGQDMPARAWGVEHLTEIERVHRLIEAGCDQLGGESRPELIVKLVQDGIVPESRIDVSVRRLLTDKFLQGLFENPFVDVEAASAIVGCSEFYDAGQDAQRRSITLLKNTNDLLPLASGLKQKVYIEGISPDLVRTRGLIVVEALEEADFALLRLRAPAKPRSGGFEAHFRSGPIEFDDEDKLRQSSIFRAVPLTIVDIHMDRPAAIPEISKAANALLVNYGASDEALLDVLFGVAQPEGKLPFDLPLSEEAVRSSRSDMPFDTRNPIFRFGDGLQYKPSSYASLAEEESL, from the coding sequence ATGGCTATGTCGTCTGCACAGGATGACCTCAAAACCAGGTCATCTCTTCCTTACTGGAACTCTTCTCTGCCTGTGGAAAGCAGAGTAGACGATCTTTTAGGACGTATGACTCTAGAGGAGAAGGCGGGCGTGATGTTTCATGACATTCTTGCAATGAGCTCAGGTGGGGCACTTGCGACTGATGTGCCCAAACTGAATCGCGACGGCGTCGAAAACGTGATTTGTGAAAAGACGATGAACCATTTCAATCTGCTGGGAAGCATCGACGATGCACGTACCATGGCGGAGTGGCACAACGAAATCCAGATCTTGGCCCAGGAGACACGTCTTGGTATACCAATAACACTCAGTAGCGACCCACGAAATCATTTCACCAACAACATCGGAACCGGGTTCCAAGCCGGAAAGTTCTCGCAATGGCCGGAACCATTGGGCCTAGCTGCTCTGAGGTCATCGGCTCTCGTGGAGCGATTCGCGGATATCATCCGTCGCGAGTATCTTGCGGTGGGATTGCGACTAGCTCTTCACCCTCAGGTTGATCTAGCGACGGAACCACGGTGGTCCCGCATTGGTGGTGTATTCGGCGAGGATGCAGAGCTCTCAAGTGAGCTAGCCGTGGCTTACATCCGAGGTCTTCAGGGCCCCGGACCCCTCGGTCCTTCCTCGGTATCGGCCATGACAAAACACTTCCCCGGTGGTGGCCCACAACTGGACGGAGAAGACCCTCATTTTTCCTACGGTCGTGAACAGATATACCCTGGCGACAATTGGGAGTACCATCTCAGACCTTTCAAAGCCGCGATTGACGCAGGGACGGCGCAAATAATGCCATCTTATGGCATGCCGATTGGTACAAAGTACGATGAGGTTGGCTTTGCTTTCAATCGGCAAATCATCACTGATCTCCTAAGGAACGAACTCGGTTTCAAGGGTATCATTTGCACCGATTGGGGCCTCGTCACAGATGCAGTCGTCAGAGGCCAAGACATGCCCGCTCGTGCCTGGGGCGTGGAACACCTTACTGAGATCGAGAGAGTGCACCGTTTGATTGAAGCCGGCTGTGATCAACTAGGGGGCGAGTCTCGTCCAGAGTTGATCGTGAAACTTGTCCAGGATGGTATTGTTCCCGAGTCCCGAATCGATGTCTCGGTTCGTCGCCTCCTGACCGATAAATTCCTCCAGGGGCTATTCGAGAACCCCTTCGTGGACGTTGAGGCTGCTTCAGCTATTGTAGGCTGTTCGGAGTTTTATGATGCCGGCCAGGATGCACAACGCCGCTCTATTACGTTACTGAAAAACACCAACGACCTCCTCCCATTGGCGTCGGGCCTGAAACAGAAAGTTTACATTGAAGGAATTTCGCCAGACCTTGTTCGGACCAGGGGCTTGATTGTTGTGGAAGCCTTGGAAGAGGCTGACTTTGCCCTACTACGCCTCCGAGCACCTGCTAAGCCACGTTCTGGAGGATTTGAGGCGCACTTCCGTTCCGGGCCTATCGAGTTCGATGATGAAGACAAGTTACGGCAATCCAGCATCTTCCGAGCCGTTCCTCTCACAATAGTTGATATTCACATGGATCGTCCGGCAGCAATACCTGAAATTTCCAAAGCGGCCAACGCGTTATTGGTCAACTACGGCGCCAGTGATGAAGCACTCTTGGATGTGCTTTTTGGTGTTGCCCAACCTGAAGGCAAGCTTCCTTTCGATTTGCCCTTGTCAGAGGAAGCAGTGAGGTCATCTCGCTCTGACATGCCTTTCGATACGAGAAACCCGATCTTTCGCTTTGGAGATGGACTACAATACAAACCCTCGAGCTATGCATCACTGGCAGAGGAAGAATCCCTGTAG